In the genome of Caulobacter flavus, the window CTTCAGCTCCGGCGCGGCGGCGGCGAAGGCGGCCAGGGCCTCCTTCAGCTCGCCCGCGGCCGCCTGGATCGCCGCCCCGGCTGGCGCGCTGAGCCGGCGGGTCAGGGCGCGGGCGAGGACAAGGTGCACGGCGATGGCGGTCAGGATGGCGAGCGCCGGCCAGACGCCCGCCAGGGCCGCCAGGGCGATGGCCATGCCCACGCCGGCGCCGGCGCCCCAGGGCGCGGACAGGCGCACGAAGCGGGTCTCGACCGCGTCGACGTCCTGCACCAGGCGGGCGGCGGCCTCGCCGCGCGAGACGGCCAGGGCCTCGCGCGGCGGCGCGGCGGCCAGGGCGGCGAACAGGCGCGGGCGGATGGCGGCCAGGGCGTCCAGCGCCGCCGCATGGCCCTGCAGCCGCTCGCCGTAGCGGGCCACGGTGCGCAGTATGGCCAGCAGGCGGATCGTGGCGCTGGGCAGCAGCACGTTGAACGCCTGGGCGGTCGCCAGGCCCGCGGCCCCGGCCAGGGCCGCGCCGGTGATGAACCAGCCCGACAGGCCCAGCAGCGCGGTCGAGGCGGCTCCGACCACGGCGGCGGCCACGGCGGCGATGATCAGCGGACCGGCCTGGCGGCGGCGCTGCTCGGCGACGAGCTTGGAAAGCGGGCTCTTGCTCACAGGCGCACCACCTTGTCGGCGACGGCCGCCAGGGCCTCGGAATGGGTGGCGATCAGCGTGGTGCGGCCGGCGGCGGCGTGACGGATCGCGGCGATCATCGCCGCCTCGGCCTGGGCGTCGAGGTCGGCCGTCGGCTCGTCCAGCAACAGGATAGGGGCGGGTTTCAGCAGGGCGCGGGCGATGCCGAGGCGCCGGCGCTCACCGCCCGACAGGCCGCCGCCGCGCTCGTCCACGGGCGCGTCGAGACCGCCGCGGCGATCGAGCAGGTCGGAAAGGCCGGCGCGCCGGGCGGCGGCTTCCAACTCGTCCCGCGAGGCGTCGGGGCGCGCCAGGGCGAGGTTGTCGGCCAGCGTGCCGGCCAGCAGCAGCGGCGACTGCCCAGCCCAGGCCAGGTCGGCGGCGAAGGATCCGGCGGCCGACAGGCGCGTCTCGCCTGCCCGCACTTCGCCGGCGGTCAGCGGGGCCAGGCCGGTCAGCAGGTTCAGCAGGGTGGTCTTGCCGCAACCGCTGGGGCCGAGCAGGGCGGTGATCTTTCCGGCCGGGGCGACCAGATCCAAGCCGTCGAACACCGCCGCCTCGCCGCCGGGATAGGCGACGGTCACGCCCTCGAAACGGATTTCGGGCGCGGAGGCCAACTCCAGCGGCGCGGCGGCCGGGGCGAGGACGGGCAGGCGGGCCAGGGTCAGGGCGGCCGACTCGGCGGCCTGGCGGTCGTGATAGGCGGCCGCCAGCCTGCGCATCGGGGCGTAGACTTCCGGCGCCAGGGCCAGGGCGAAGAAGGCCCGCTTGAGGTCCAGCGTCTCGGGAACGGGGAAGGGCAGCAGGCGCAGCAGGTTGAAGCCGCAGTAGACCGCCGCCAGGGCCACCGACAGGGCGGCGAAGAACTCCAGCGCCGCCGACGAGAAGAACGCCACGCGCAGCACCGCCTGGGTGCGCCTGGACAGGTCGTGGGCGGCCTGGCCCAGGCCGGCCGTCACCCGGTTTTCGGCCTGGAAGGCCAGCACCACCGGCAGGGCCCGCACCCGGTCGAGGAACAGGGTCGACAGGCGCTCCAGGGCCAGGAACTGCCGGCGCGAGGCGTCGGCGGCCGCCATGCCGGCCAGGGCCATGGCGGCGATGAACGGCAGCAGGGTGAAGAGCTGGATACCGGCGCAGACCGGGCTGGCGACGGCGGTCAGGCCGATCAGCAGCAGCGGCGCCACGGCCGAGGCGGTGCGGGCGGGCGCAAAGCGCGAGAAGTGGCCGTCCAGCGCCTCGACGCCGTCCATCACGGCCGTGACGGCGGCCCCGCCGCGCGGCGCGCCGGGCGCCAGCAGCGAAGCGGCGGCCTCACGCCGGGCATGGGCCTTGGCCCGCGCGGCCGCCTCGGCGCCGGCGCGCGCGGCCCTGGCCGCCAGGAAGCCGCGCGCCAGGGCCGAGACCAGGGCCAGCGCCAGGAAGGGCAGGGCCTCCGCCAGGCTGCGGGTCAGGGCGTCGATCCCGAAGGCCAAGCCGGCGGCGAAGCCGGCCGCGCCGACAACGTCGGCCAGCCGCCAGGCCGTCGCGGCCCGTCCGAAGGCGGCGGTCGTCCTGTTCAAGCTTCGCAGCCATGGGCGCGCGAGCGTGAGAATCTCGGTCTCGACGGGGGTGCGAGCGGTCATGGACAGGCTTTAGCGCTCCATCGTTCAAAGGCCTTGATCCGTATCAAAGACCCCTATCGGAAACACGCCTAAGGCGAGATGCTCGTCCGGCGCGACCGATCGCCGTCCGACCCCGGAGCTACGCATGGATCCCGCCGTCGTCGATTTATCCCGCCTGCAGTTCGCCCTCACGGCCCTGTACCACTTCCTCTTCGTGCCCCTGACGCTGGGGCTGTCCTTCATGCTGTTCATCATGGAGGCGGTCTACGTCATGACCAAGCGCCCGATCTGGCGCACGGTCACCAAGTTCTGGGGCACGCTGTTCGGCATCAACTTCGTCCTGGGCGTGGCCACCGGCCTGACCATGGAATTCCAGTTCGGCATGAACTGGTCGTACTACTCGCACTATGTGGGCGACATCTTCGGCGCCCCGCTGGCCATCGAGGGCCTGATGGCCTTCTTCCTGGAAGCCACCTTCGTGGGCCTGATGTTCTTCGGCTGGGACAAGCTGAAGCCGGTGACCCACCTGCTCGTCACCTTCCTGGTGGCGCTGGGCACCAACCTGTCGGCCCTGTGGATCCTGATCGCCAACGGCTGGATGCAGAACCCGGTCGGCGCGGCCTTCAATCCCGACACGATGCGGATGGAGGTGACCGACTTCAAGGCGGTGATCTTCAACCCCGTGGCCCAGGCCAAGTTCGTGCACACCGTCAGCGCCGGCTACACCATCGCCGCCGTCTTCGTGCTCGGCGTCTCGGCCTTCTATCTGCTGAAGGGCCGGTGGACGGGCGTGGCCAAGCGCTCGATGACCGTCGCGGCCGCCTTCGGCCTGGCTTCGGCCCTGTCGGTCGTCGTCCTGGGCGACGAGAGCGGCTACGCCCTCACCGACAACCAGAAGATGAAGCTGGCCGCCCTGGAGGCCATGTGGGAGACCGAGCCCGCGCCGGCCGGCCTGACGGCCGTCGGCATTCCCAGCCTCGCCGACCGCAAGACCCACGCCGAGGTGAAGATCCCCTACGTGCTGGGCCTGATCGCCACCCGCAGCCTGGACAAGCCGGTCGAGGGCATCTTCGAACTGGTGGCCACGGCCGAGGACCGCATCGAGCGCGGCGTCGTCGCCTACGACGCGCTGGAGAAGCTGAAGGCCAATCCGCAGGACCTGGCCGCCCGCAGCGTGTTCGAGCTGAACCGCCGCGACCTGGGCTACGCCCTGCTGCTCAAGCGCCACGTCGCCGACCCGCGCACGGCCTCCAAGGAACTGATCGCCAAGACCGCCTGGGACACAGTGCCCAACGTGCCGGTGATGTTCTGGTCGTTCCGCATCATGGCCGGCACGGGCCTGCTGATGATCGCCCTCTTCGCCACCGCCTTCGTGCTGGTCACCCTGCGCAAGCACAACACCAAGTGGTTCCTGCGCCTGGCGGTGCTGGCCATCCCTCTGCCCTGGATCGCCACCGAACTGGGCTGGGTGCTGGCCGAGGTCGGGCGTCAGCCCTGGGCCGTGGAGGGGGTGCTGCCCACCTTCCTGGCCCCGTCCAGCCTCAGCGTCGCCCAGCTGATCGCCAGCATCGTCGGCTTCACCCTGCTCTACGGCGCCCTGGCGGTGGTCGAGGTCGGGCTGATCCTGAAGACCATCAAGAAGGGTCCGTTCGCCGAGCAGGACGCCTTCCCCGCAGACAATGGCCCCTCCGGTGCCGGCGCGCCCGTCGCCGAAGCCGTCGCCTAAAGGAGACCAGATCATGGAACTCCCCCTCGACTATCCGACCCTCCGCCTGATCTGGTGGGGCCTGCTGGGCGTGCTGCTGATCGGCTTTGCATTGACCGACGGCTTCGACATGGGCGTCGGCGCCCTGCTGCCCTTCATAGGCCGCAACGACGACGAGCGGCGTACGGTGATCAACACCATCGGCGCCACCTGGGAAGGCAACCAGGTGTGGTTCATCACCGGCGGGGCGGCGATCTTCGCGGCCTGGCCGATGGTCTACGGCGCCAGCTTCTCCGGCTTCTACCTGGCCATGTTCCTGGTGCTGTCGGCGATGATCCTGAGGCCCGTCGGCTTCAAGTACCGGTCCAAGCGGCCCGACGCCAAGTGGCGCTCGTTCTGGGACTGGTCGCTGTTCGTCGGCAGCTTCGTGCCGGCCCTGGTGTTCGGCGTCGCCGTCGGCAACGTGCTGCAGGGCGTGCCGGTGCAACTCGACAGCGACCTGCGCAGCACCTACCACGGCCACTTCTTCGAGCTGTTCACGCCCTTCACCCTGGTCTGCGGCCTGCTGTCGACCAGCATGCTGGTGCTGCACGGCGCGGCCTGGCTGGCGGTGAAGGCCGAGAAGGGGCCGATCGTCGACCGCGCCCGCAAGTTCGGCCTGGTCGCCGGCCTGGCCAGCATCGTGCTGTTCGCCCTCGGCGGCCTCCTGGCCATGCGCCTGGGCTTCCGCATCGAGGGCGTGGTCGATCCGGCCGGTCCGTCCAACCCGCTGCGCGCGACCGTCGTGGCCGCGCCCGGCGCCTGGTTCGACAATTTCGGCCGCTATCCGTGGATGACCATCGCCCCGGTCCTGGGCTTCGTCGGCGCGGCCTTCGCGACCTTCGGCCTGTGGAAGCGGCAGGAAGGCCTGGCCTTCGGCGGCTCCTCGGCCTCGGCGGCGGGCATCATCGCCACCAGCGGCCTGTCGATGTTCCCGTTCATCCTGCCCAGCACCGTCGACGCCCATTCCAGCTTCCTGGTGTGGAACGCCTCGTCCAGCCACTCGACCCTGTTCATCATGCTGGTCGTGGTGGCGGTGCTGATGCCTGTGGTGCTGGCCTACACGGCCTTCGTCTACCGGGTGCTGTGGGGCCGCACGAGCAGCGCCGCCCTGAAGTCCGACCCGGCCATGTACTGAGAAAAAGAGGAGCCTAGATCATGTGGTACTTCACCTGGGTTCTCGGCCTCGGCCTGGCCCTCGCCTTCGGTGTCCTCAACGGCGTCTGGTACGAGTTCAACCTCACCGACGACGGCGACGCGGGTCTCTCCGAACCCTGATCGCGCCGACCGCGTGACCCTGCAAGCCGCCGTCCCGACCCCGGGACGGCGGTTTTGCCTTGCGTGGTTGCGGCTGTCGCAAACCGCGGCGCCAGATCGTCCTCCAGGAGGACTCATGGTGAACAGGCGCAAGCTGATGCTCAGCCACGGCGGCGTGAGGATCTATCACAGCTGGAAGGGCGCCCGGGCCCTGACCTGGTGGTACGCGCTGGAGCCTGGCCACGAGGCCGAGGGCGGCGGGCGCGACTTCGACATCCGCAAGCTGCCGGAGGCGTTCCTGGACGGTCTCGACCTCGACATGGCCCGCGTGGCCGACGCCGCCGAGACCCTCAAGGCCTATGAGCGTATGCTCGACGCTCACCGCCAGGCCCTGCGCCGCGCCATCGACGCCGGGCACGACTTCGAGGCCAGCGTGGCGCGGGATCACCGCCGGAGCGGCGGAGGCGTGATCGGGTGGTTGCGCGGGGTGATGGGACGCTGACGGCGTCCTCGTCAGATCGCCCTAACGGCCTTGGCGTGGTCGCGGATGATCGCCAGGGTCGAGGCGTCGGCGTCGAAGACGCCGAACAGGCCCTGTTCCTCCTGCGGGGGATCGCCGACATAGGAGCGGTCGCCCTTCTTGAACCAG includes:
- the cydD gene encoding thiol reductant ABC exporter subunit CydD — translated: MTARTPVETEILTLARPWLRSLNRTTAAFGRAATAWRLADVVGAAGFAAGLAFGIDALTRSLAEALPFLALALVSALARGFLAARAARAGAEAAARAKAHARREAAASLLAPGAPRGGAAVTAVMDGVEALDGHFSRFAPARTASAVAPLLLIGLTAVASPVCAGIQLFTLLPFIAAMALAGMAAADASRRQFLALERLSTLFLDRVRALPVVLAFQAENRVTAGLGQAAHDLSRRTQAVLRVAFFSSAALEFFAALSVALAAVYCGFNLLRLLPFPVPETLDLKRAFFALALAPEVYAPMRRLAAAYHDRQAAESAALTLARLPVLAPAAAPLELASAPEIRFEGVTVAYPGGEAAVFDGLDLVAPAGKITALLGPSGCGKTTLLNLLTGLAPLTAGEVRAGETRLSAAGSFAADLAWAGQSPLLLAGTLADNLALARPDASRDELEAAARRAGLSDLLDRRGGLDAPVDERGGGLSGGERRRLGIARALLKPAPILLLDEPTADLDAQAEAAMIAAIRHAAAGRTTLIATHSEALAAVADKVVRL
- a CDS encoding cytochrome ubiquinol oxidase subunit I encodes the protein MDPAVVDLSRLQFALTALYHFLFVPLTLGLSFMLFIMEAVYVMTKRPIWRTVTKFWGTLFGINFVLGVATGLTMEFQFGMNWSYYSHYVGDIFGAPLAIEGLMAFFLEATFVGLMFFGWDKLKPVTHLLVTFLVALGTNLSALWILIANGWMQNPVGAAFNPDTMRMEVTDFKAVIFNPVAQAKFVHTVSAGYTIAAVFVLGVSAFYLLKGRWTGVAKRSMTVAAAFGLASALSVVVLGDESGYALTDNQKMKLAALEAMWETEPAPAGLTAVGIPSLADRKTHAEVKIPYVLGLIATRSLDKPVEGIFELVATAEDRIERGVVAYDALEKLKANPQDLAARSVFELNRRDLGYALLLKRHVADPRTASKELIAKTAWDTVPNVPVMFWSFRIMAGTGLLMIALFATAFVLVTLRKHNTKWFLRLAVLAIPLPWIATELGWVLAEVGRQPWAVEGVLPTFLAPSSLSVAQLIASIVGFTLLYGALAVVEVGLILKTIKKGPFAEQDAFPADNGPSGAGAPVAEAVA
- the cydB gene encoding cytochrome d ubiquinol oxidase subunit II encodes the protein MELPLDYPTLRLIWWGLLGVLLIGFALTDGFDMGVGALLPFIGRNDDERRTVINTIGATWEGNQVWFITGGAAIFAAWPMVYGASFSGFYLAMFLVLSAMILRPVGFKYRSKRPDAKWRSFWDWSLFVGSFVPALVFGVAVGNVLQGVPVQLDSDLRSTYHGHFFELFTPFTLVCGLLSTSMLVLHGAAWLAVKAEKGPIVDRARKFGLVAGLASIVLFALGGLLAMRLGFRIEGVVDPAGPSNPLRATVVAAPGAWFDNFGRYPWMTIAPVLGFVGAAFATFGLWKRQEGLAFGGSSASAAGIIATSGLSMFPFILPSTVDAHSSFLVWNASSSHSTLFIMLVVVAVLMPVVLAYTAFVYRVLWGRTSSAALKSDPAMY
- the cydX gene encoding cytochrome bd-I oxidase subunit CydX; this translates as MWYFTWVLGLGLALAFGVLNGVWYEFNLTDDGDAGLSEP